The segment GGAAGAGATTTTTTCCCTCTTATTAAGTGAAGGTGAAAAAACATCCTACGGTAAATTTGGAGATAAAATTGGACCGAAAATAGATGGAGAGTTTCAACAAATTATCTTACCGAAAATCCAACAATCCATAAATGAGGTATTATCTACCTATCCAGGAGAAGATCTATCACAATTAACGGTTTCAGAAGTTCCGATGAATGTCAAAAGTGAAAAGCTATTTCATATTTATAACCGTGATACAAACGAAGATCTGATTAGATTTCATGTAAGAAGAGATCATCCTCCTCTTGATGGTTATTATTTTAATTTCCACTACCATACTTATCATGATGGGTACCAAGCACACCATCAACTTGGTGATATATATTGGGAGAAGAACACACCTCCGAACTGGTCTACCCTTTCATAATGAAAGACAAAAAGAAGCCAATTAAGGCTTTTTTTTATGATATAATAGGAAAAGCAACTATAGAATATTATTCAACATGAACAGTAGGTGAAAGAATGAAAAAGTATTTACAATACGTCGTCATTATGGCATTAATCGTATTTTTACTATTTCAGAATATAAATACAGAAGGTCCTGCTGGCATTCCGTTAGGAAATAGTGCGCTTGCTTCACAAATCCCAAAACAATCCTCTGTTTTAAATGATATTGTTCTATTACCTGAGGAGAAGTTTGAGGAAGAAGAAGTAATGAGAATGATTAATAGACTCAGTGCATTACCTATAAATCTATTAGAAAGCATCCGCAAGGAAGAGATTCAAGTCAGGCTATTTCAAGAAAGCTTAACGGACTTTCCTTCGGCTGCCCATTTAAAAGGAGTTATTCCAAGGGGATATAAAAGTAATATTACATGGGATGAGGTTCCAGGAATCGGTGGTTCTAAATTAGTGTTAGTTAAGATTGGTCACAGTAATCCTGGCCAGGGACATGGGTCTGTTAATTTAGAGTTGCATGAGCTAGCTCATTCTATTCACCGTTATTTACTTGATGACTTATTAGTGGAGATAACCTTGCAGGAGCTTATGGAGAAAGAGAGTGGGCTCCTGTTTCATAATCGCGAATATTTCCTTCATTATAAAGAAGAATTTTTTGCAGAATCCTTCGCTATGTTTTATTTAAATTCATCAACAAATAAAACGCTCTATGAAAGAGCACCAAAAACTCATGCGTTTTTTCTACAGCTTGAACAATTGTATTAAGGAGTGTCTATATTGAAACAATACCATGCATTATGTGAAACGGTCTTAGAAAAGGGAAAGAGGAAAGGCGACCGAACAGGTACAGGAACGATCAGTACATTTGGTTATCAAATGCGTTTTGACCTTCAAGAAGGCTTCCCATTATTAACGACGAAAAA is part of the Bacillus spongiae genome and harbors:
- a CDS encoding anthrax toxin lethal factor-related metalloendopeptidase, yielding MKKYLQYVVIMALIVFLLFQNINTEGPAGIPLGNSALASQIPKQSSVLNDIVLLPEEKFEEEEVMRMINRLSALPINLLESIRKEEIQVRLFQESLTDFPSAAHLKGVIPRGYKSNITWDEVPGIGGSKLVLVKIGHSNPGQGHGSVNLELHELAHSIHRYLLDDLLVEITLQELMEKESGLLFHNREYFLHYKEEFFAESFAMFYLNSSTNKTLYERAPKTHAFFLQLEQLY
- a CDS encoding YpjP family protein; this translates as MSNWIKKLFFIVISILTFGLVTPSQLYVSENQKIDDSDRKLKSVYDSNTEVENKVATREEIFSLLLSEGEKTSYGKFGDKIGPKIDGEFQQIILPKIQQSINEVLSTYPGEDLSQLTVSEVPMNVKSEKLFHIYNRDTNEDLIRFHVRRDHPPLDGYYFNFHYHTYHDGYQAHHQLGDIYWEKNTPPNWSTLS